The genomic region CATGAACGGCCAACCGCCGTTTATCGCCTTCGATCCCGTGCTACGGGAAACGGGGCTCACCGTGACCTATGAACACCCTGTGTTCGGAGAGATGGTGCGGGCCGCGCCTCCCGTGTCATTCTCGGAGACGCCCGGACGTGTGGCGCCACCGCCGTTGCGTGGGGAGCACAACCGCGCGATTCTCACCGAGCTCGGCTTCAACCCAGAACAGATCGAAGACCTCGAGGCACGAGCGGTCGTCATACCGCCGAGCTGACGGCGACTCTTCGGACAGGAGGCACAAGAATGTCGGGAACGTCAACGGCCATCGACAGCGAGTGGTTCCGCAGGGTGCTGGGCAACTACCCTACGGGGGTCACTGCCGTCACCGCGATCGGTGATGACGGCGAGCCAGCGGGAATGGCAATAGGATCATTCACATCGGTATCGCTCGACCCACCACTGATCGCATTCATGCCCGGCAGAGCCTCGACCAGCTTCGCGAGAATCCGCACCGCGAATAGCTTCTGCGTTAATGTGCTGGCCGCCGATCAGGAGGACGTATGTCGAGCGATGGCCGGCGCAGGGGACCGCAAGTTCGCGAACGCGGCGTGGACGCCCACACCATCAGGAGCTCCACGGCTCGATGGAGTTGTCGCCTGGATCGACTGCGAATTCGAGTCGGTCACTGAAGCGGGCGATCACTATCTCGTACTGGGAAGAGTCCGCGAACTCCACGCGACAGGTGAACGACTTCCGCTTGTCTTCTTTCAGGGAGGTTACGGCAGCTTCTCGACAAGCTAGTCACGAATCGAAAATCGCGTGCCCAGGGCGGGTTTCGATCGGAATGCAATGCGACGACTAGTCTGTTCGCAATACGATGGCACCGGAGTTGAGAAACATCCCTCCCATCGCAAGCAACGCAGCCTCGGCGCCCGGCACCTGGCGGTCAGCGGCGTCACCTCTGAGTTGGAGCACCGCCTCACGAACATGGCCGCTCCCCTGCGTTCCCCCGTCGGAGAGGCTGCCGCCGTGCGTGTTCACCGGAACGCGCCCGCCGAGCAGCAGACGATCCGCTCTGGTGTCCCAGTTGTCGCGGAAGTAGTCCGCTGCTTCACCGTCTCCGCAGAACCCCATCACCTCGAACCACCGGACGGCGATGACGGTGAATCCGTCGTAGGGGAAGAACACATCGACGTCACCGAGTCCGATGTCAGAGCGCGCCCATAGGGCGCGGGCGGCAATCTGCTGCCCCGTATGGTTGAAGTCCAGCGTCTGATCCTCATAGGGCACTTTGGCTTCTCCCATGACCGCGGCATGGATCAGCACCCGGCGGCGCGCCAAGTCGCGGGCCCGCTCTGCAGTCGTGATGACGAAGGCATCGGCTCCGTCAACGGGGACGTCCATG from Mycolicibacterium sp. YH-1 harbors:
- a CDS encoding thiolase family protein, translating into MVDTHAVQAALGLPAITWWCNPTIPFQHQIIEAMNAIHAGTCTTVLCYHGTYRPPSRSGNNSPFRLRSSLGQAGLDQNPDTMFGPVGYAAWAARYLHEFRSSREVFGSIAINGRTNAALNPHAAMRKPLTMADYLDSPMVREPLAILDMDVPVDGADAFVITTAERARDLARRRVLIHAAVMGEAKVPYEDQTLDFNHTGQQIAARALWARSDIGLGDVDVFFPYDGFTVIAVRWFEVMGFCGDGEAADYFRDNWDTRADRLLLGGRVPVNTHGGSLSDGGTQGSGHVREAVLQLRGDAADRQVPGAEAALLAMGGMFLNSGAIVLRTD
- a CDS encoding flavin reductase family protein; amino-acid sequence: MSGTSTAIDSEWFRRVLGNYPTGVTAVTAIGDDGEPAGMAIGSFTSVSLDPPLIAFMPGRASTSFARIRTANSFCVNVLAADQEDVCRAMAGAGDRKFANAAWTPTPSGAPRLDGVVAWIDCEFESVTEAGDHYLVLGRVRELHATGERLPLVFFQGGYGSFSTS